A region of Paenibacillus sp. 37 DNA encodes the following proteins:
- a CDS encoding DUF5693 family protein, with product MRQKWLYWNNASRKWLWLVVIIGLVASIPVISDRVQTESSAKKVELVFNYRGLLDISAYQAHPQDFMNEQLTRLKDAGVTTMAVFESTLDELRKTRRLMVYNGQDLANLTKDVIPSNANYTYVLFTSEENAQTYTPIIEQTFADRQIPVQPWEYEGRSGLILQTPPENANMQPLQPDPVAVKMLRDKGFYILPRISDSVPYSQESMERLLTFFEENGVKRILFDGDAVKGYNDNAEMKSLDQFAQLLNKHNIGLAAIENLKKPQSGFQTLAYKTDYNVTRLYSLSDGDANLDVDTIADRFVLATKDRNIRMLYMNASPSRNTAKAMITDPIENLINSLGEPGHAVERMAKHGFELGQAEAFTVKDSSIQRYAKLVALVGAIAMIALMVSYFIPLLTLIAFVVTLVGSAGLFLLKPTLLEQGIALLVAIAAPTIAMVLAVRTVNYQQQRQPDASAGRRLKQTIVLYVRTSILSFLAVPFVIALLNSITYSLVINQFRGVSLLHFAPMALVAIYIVFYRGSGSFSIKKIKEMLRMPINVLMVVLALVAAVVGYYYLSRTGNSGSVTPFEMFLRTTLEDTFGVRPRFKEFMLGHPLFIVGVFAALKYRKVIFVLIIAAIGQLSMVDTFAHIHTPAVLSLIRGVMGLGLGLIFGIIAVGVWQVAEGCWKKWSPLLKS from the coding sequence GTGCGTCAAAAATGGCTTTATTGGAATAACGCTTCTCGGAAGTGGTTGTGGCTCGTCGTTATTATCGGTCTGGTTGCGTCCATCCCTGTAATCAGTGATCGGGTGCAGACAGAATCTTCTGCCAAAAAGGTGGAGCTTGTCTTCAACTATCGAGGTCTGCTAGATATCTCCGCGTATCAGGCACATCCGCAAGATTTCATGAATGAACAATTGACTCGTCTAAAAGACGCAGGCGTAACAACGATGGCTGTGTTCGAAAGTACATTGGACGAGCTTAGAAAGACACGCCGACTAATGGTATATAACGGCCAGGATCTCGCGAACCTGACTAAAGATGTGATCCCTTCTAATGCAAATTACACGTATGTGTTATTTACATCGGAGGAAAACGCACAGACGTATACCCCTATTATTGAACAAACGTTCGCTGATCGGCAGATTCCGGTGCAACCATGGGAATATGAAGGTCGTAGCGGCTTAATATTGCAGACTCCTCCGGAGAATGCCAACATGCAGCCTTTGCAGCCCGATCCGGTTGCTGTGAAGATGCTGCGTGATAAAGGTTTCTACATTTTGCCGCGGATCTCGGACAGTGTGCCATACAGCCAGGAATCAATGGAGCGCTTGCTTACCTTCTTCGAAGAGAATGGCGTAAAGCGCATCTTGTTTGATGGTGATGCTGTGAAAGGGTACAATGATAATGCAGAGATGAAAAGTCTCGACCAATTCGCACAGTTGCTAAATAAGCACAATATTGGTCTTGCAGCCATTGAAAACTTGAAGAAACCGCAGTCTGGGTTCCAGACCCTTGCTTATAAAACGGATTACAACGTTACGCGTCTGTACTCGCTTAGTGATGGAGATGCCAATCTGGACGTAGACACGATCGCTGACCGTTTTGTTCTCGCAACTAAGGATCGCAACATTCGTATGCTCTATATGAATGCATCACCAAGCCGGAATACAGCAAAGGCCATGATTACAGATCCAATTGAGAATCTGATCAACAGCCTGGGTGAGCCGGGTCATGCCGTAGAACGCATGGCAAAGCATGGATTCGAGCTAGGACAAGCTGAGGCATTTACAGTTAAGGATTCCTCGATTCAGCGTTATGCCAAGCTGGTTGCTCTTGTTGGTGCAATTGCCATGATTGCACTTATGGTTTCTTATTTTATCCCACTACTGACCTTGATCGCATTTGTGGTTACTTTGGTGGGCAGTGCAGGATTGTTCCTCTTGAAACCAACGCTGCTGGAGCAAGGAATTGCCTTGCTTGTGGCCATAGCCGCGCCGACCATAGCGATGGTGCTGGCCGTTCGTACAGTGAACTATCAGCAACAGCGTCAACCCGACGCATCTGCGGGTCGTCGTTTGAAACAGACTATAGTTTTATATGTAAGAACTTCGATTCTGTCGTTCCTGGCCGTACCTTTTGTTATCGCGTTGCTTAACAGCATTACGTACAGTCTGGTGATCAACCAGTTCCGCGGCGTGAGTCTGTTGCACTTTGCACCGATGGCACTGGTAGCGATATATATTGTGTTTTATCGTGGTTCAGGTTCGTTCTCTATTAAGAAAATTAAAGAAATGCTTCGTATGCCAATTAATGTTTTAATGGTTGTTTTGGCATTGGTTGCTGCCGTTGTTGGGTACTATTACTTGAGCCGTACAGGCAACTCGGGTTCAGTAACACCATTCGAGATGTTCCTTCGTACCACGTTGGAAGATACGTTCGGTGTGCGGCCGAGATTCAAAGAATTTATGCTGGGACACCCGCTATTTATCGTTGGCGTGTTCGCCGCTTTAAAATATCGTAAAGTCATCTTTGTGCTCATTATTGCAGCGATTGGACAGTTGTCCATGGTGGATACGTTTGCGCATATCCATACGCCGGCTGTATTGTCACTCATTCGTGGAGTGATGGGATTGGGACTTGGCTTAATCTTCGGTATCATTGCTGTGGGTGTGTGGCAAGTAGCGGAAGGATGTTGGAAAAAATGGTCACCACTTCTCAAAAGTTAG